A genomic region of Melanotaenia boesemani isolate fMelBoe1 chromosome 13, fMelBoe1.pri, whole genome shotgun sequence contains the following coding sequences:
- the LOC121652254 gene encoding uncharacterized protein LOC121652254: protein MNSAVAAPAASRWQAVAPPWTAAAVHPSLRCHLGCGCTARSRNHFAVSAREGATASRIEPPMVDGLQGAPPPSLRWAAHAAPPWVLRTISRGYRLQFATVPPRFAGILHSQARGESAHVLQGEISSLLNKGAICVVPPAQCQSGFYSRYFLVPKRGGNGIRPILDLRALNRYLRKYKFRMLTHASLLRLVRQNNWFTSVDLKDAYFHIPIYPPHRKFLRFAFQGICYEYRVLPFGLSLSPRVFVRCTEAAIAPLRRQGIRLATYLDDWLLLAQSEQEARVHTHVLVEHLSDLGFVINTEKSVLSPAQSIIFLGLSLDSLSFTARFSAARLRVFRTCLGFFRPGKSVQFRLCLRLLGLMASAILVVRLGRLHMRDFQLWVASCGLDPARHGARRVRITAACARTLRPWRIPAFLTQGVPMGSILSRKVVTTDASLTGWGGIHEGRTVRGRWSVGLQRSHINFLELSAVFLSLKHFLPSLVGHHVLVRTDNTTTVAYINRQGGLRSRQLHMLARRLILWSSDRLLSLRATHVPGVLNTGADLLSRGVPVYGEWTLHPVVVEQIWTRYGRATVDLFASRENAHCALFYSLRSMDAPLGVDALAHVWPPGLLYAFPPLALIPLTLARVREYGHTLILIAPLWPAMHWLAEIYQLLRAQPWQLPLRRDLLLQGRGTVFHPHPERLALWAWPLSGSVCQLWDSHRGSLYGSKWGVFVEWCNRHGHVPLQCPVGVILSFLQDLIDKKKAFSTVKVYLAAIAACHVGFEKHTASQHPLVCRFMKGARRLLPVSRPLVPPWDLAVVLEGLKGPPFEPLEGADLKHVSLKAVLLLALASAKRVSDIHALSVHPTCAQFFPGGVRMVLRPNLAFVPKVVGSCSPIDLVAFPASSGDSRSHALCPVRAVRAYMDRTGGFRRSDQLFVSWSGPHKGKPVTKQRLSHWVVEAIALAYTGQGLQPPGGLRAH, encoded by the exons atGAACAGCGCGGTGGCGGCACCTGCCGCTTCCCGGTGGCAGGCGGTTGCCCCTCCCTGGACAGCGGCAGCAGTGCACCCATCGCTGCGCTGTCATCTCGGATGTGGATGCACGGCGCGGTCACGGAACCATTTTGCTGTTTCGGCGAGAGAGGGCGCTACCGCATCACGGATAGAGCCTCCTATGGTGGACGGGCTGCAGGGTgcgcctcctccctccctcaggTGGGCCGCACACGCAGCCCCACCCTGGGTGTTAAGGACGATTTCGAGGGGATACAGGTTGCAGTTCGCCACCGTTCCCCCTCGTTTCGCCGGCATTTTGCATTCCCAGGCTCGAGGGGAGTCAGCCCACGTTTTACAGGGAGAAATCAGCTCCTTGTTAAACAAGGGAGCGATTTGTGTTGTACCTCCTGCACAGTGTCAGAGCGGGTTTTACTCCAGGTATTTTCTGGTCCCCAAACGGGGGGGGAACGGGATTCGCCCTATCCTGGATCTTCGTGCTCTGAACAGATATCTCCGgaaatacaaattcaggatGCTCACACACGCATCCCTGTTGCGTCTTGTGCGGCAGAACAATTGGTTCACTTCTGTCGACCTGAAGGACGCGTATTTCCACATCCCTATCTACCCTCCCCACAGAAAATTCCTGAGGTTCGCTTTCCAGGGGATTTGCTACGAGTACCGAGTGCTTCCTTTCGGTCTCTCTCTGAGTCCGCGGGTGTTCGTGCGGTGCACGGAAGCGGCAATAGCTCCGCTGAGGCGCCAGGGCATCCGCTTGGCCACATACCTGGACGACTGGCTGCTGCTGGCACAGTCGGAGCAGGAGGCCAGGGTGCACACGCATGTTCTCGTGGAGCACCTGTCCGATCTGGGTTTTGTGATAAACACGGAAAAAAGCGTGCTGTCCCCAGCGCAGAGCATAATTTTTCTGGGCCTGTCTCTGGACTCGCTGTCTTTCACAGCGCGCTTCTCGGCGGCCCGCCTTAGGGTTTTCAGGACATGTCTCGGGTTTTTTCGTCCGGGAAAATCGGTCCAATTCAGGCTGTGTCTTCGATTGCTCGGACTGATGGCGTCCGCCATTCTCGTTGTCCGGCTCGGTCGCCTCCACATGAGGGATTTTCAGCTTTGGGTGGCCTCatgcggcctggaccccgcccgTCATGGCGCACGCAGGGTGCGGATCACTGCTGCGTGTGCCAGGACACTGCGTCCCTGGCGGATCCCGGCCTTTCTGACGCAGGGAGTCCCTATGGGCTCCATCCTGTCCAGGAAGGTGGTCACTACGGATGCGAGCCTGACGGGCTGGGGTGGGATCCACGAGGGCCGAACTGTGAGGGGCCGTTGGAGCGTCGGTCTCCAGCGGTCCCACATAAACTTTCTGGAGCTTTCGGCGGTTTTCCTCTCCCTGAAGCATTTCCTCCCATCCCTCGTGGGCCATCATGTCCTGGTAAGGACGGACAATACAACGACGGTGGCGTACATCAACCGTCAAGGGGGTTTGCGCTCCCGCCAGTTACACATGCTGGCACGCAGACTGATCCTCTGGAGCAGCGATCGCCTCCTCTCTCTGAGGGCAACGCACGTCCCGGGAGTCCTGAATACGGGCGCGGACCTGCTGTCCAGAGGCGTGCCTGTATACGGGGAATGGACTCTGCACCCAGTGGTGGTGGAACAGATTTGGACCCGTTACGGTCGGGCCACAGTGGATCTGTTCGCATCAAGAGAAAATGCGCACTGCGCTCTGTTTTATTCTCTGCGCAGCATGGATGCTCCTCTGGGCGTAGACGCACTAGCGCACGTCTGGCCGCCCGGGCTCCTTTATGCATTCCCTCCCCTGGCGTTGATACCCCTCACTCTGGCCAGAGTGAGGGAATACGGCCACACACTGATATTGATAGCTCCGCTTTGGCCTGCCATGCATTGGCTGGCGGAGATATATCAGTTGCTGCGTGCTCAGCCTTGGCAACTCCCGCTACGCAGGGACCTGTTACTTCAGGGGAGGGGGACGGTCTTCCACCCACACCCAGAACGCCTGGCATTGTGGGCTTGGCCCCTGAGCGGCTCAGTCTGTCAGCTGTGGGACTCCCACCGCGG ATCTCTGTATGGTTCTAAGTGGGGGGTCTTCGTGGAGTGGTGCAATAGACACGGCCACGTTCCTCTTCAGTGCCCGGTGGGGGTGATTTTGTCATTCTTGCAGGACCTGATTGACAAGAAGAAAGCCTTCTCCACGGTAAAAGTGTATTTGGCAGCTATTGCTGCCTGTCACGTGGGGTTTGAGAAGCACACGGCGAGTCAGCATCCATTGGTCTGCCGCTTTATGAAGGGCGCACGCAGGCTCCTTCCTGTGTCCAGACCGCTGGTACCACCGTGGGATCTGGCTGTGGTTCTGGAGGGGCTTAAGGGCCCTCCCTTTGAGCCACTGGAGGGGGCAGATTTAAAACACGTCTCCCTCAAGGCGGTGTTGCTGCTAGCTCTGGCGTCAGCTAAGCGGGTCAGTGACATCCATGCGCTTTCGGTGCACCCGACATGCGCCCAGTTTTTCCCGGGCGGTGTGAGGATGGTTTTGAGGCCCAACCTGGCTTTTGTGCCTAAGGTGGTGGGCTCATGTTCTCCTATTGATCTTGTGGCTTTCCCTGCCTCGTCAGGGGACTCGCGGTCACATGCCTTGTGTCCAGTACGCGCGGTGCGCGCTTACATGGATAGGACTGGGGGTTTCAGGCGGAGCGATCAGTTGTTCGTCTCCTGGTCTGGTCCTCATAAGGGAAAACCTGTCACAAAGCAGCGCCTGTCACACTGGGTGGTGGAGGCGATTGCTTTGGCCTATACGGGTCAGGGTTTGCAGCCTCCTGGGGGCCTGCGGGCACATTAG